TTCAATTTGGCGAAATGCAAATTTTTCATCGTCATTTAGATCCAGCAGGTAATGGACCCGTTTTATTTAGTTTAGCAAATATGCTTAAACCAGGAACACTCGATCCAGAAACCATGCATGAGTTCACTACTCCCGGCATTTCAATTTTTATGATGGTTCCATCTTATGGTAATTCAGCACAAAATTTTAAATTGATGTTGCAATCAGCTCAAAGAATCGCTGATGATGTTAACGGAGTTGTGCTTGATGATAATCGTCACATGCTTACCCCGCAAAAAATAGATAGTTATAAGAGCCGAATCAAAGCTGTCACTCAAGAATAATCTGGTTGTATAAACCAGATTTTATTATATCGCCATCAGATGATTAAATGAGTTTTAGATGAATACTACAAACACACCTACCAACATTGAAAATCAAATAACCAATTTACGGCAAATTATTCGCCAGCATGAATATCAGTATTATGTATTAGATGATCCTAAAATTCCCGATGCCGAATATGATAAGTTGATGACTAATCTTAAGGTGCTAGAGCAAAATCACCCAGAGTACATTACACCTCAATCACCAACGCAACGGGTCGGAGGTATGGCGTTAAGTCAATTCAAAACGATTAAGCATGAAATCTCGATGCTCTCGTTAGACAACGTGTTTGATCAAGATAGTTTTGTTGCCTTTGACAAACGTGTACGCGAGCGTGCTAATTTGGGTGACGATAATGTTGAATATTGCTGTGAGCTAAAATTGGACGGTTTAGCGGTAAGCTTATTATACGAAAATGGGCAATTTGTTCGTGCTGCAACACGTGGTGATGGTAGCGTTGGTGAGGATATTAGTGAAAACATTAAAACAATTCGAGCGATCCCGCTAACGTTAATTGGCGATAATATTCCTGTAAGGCTGGAAGTCCGTGGTGAGGTATTTATGACTCATCAAGGCTTTAATAAGTTGAATCAAGACGCTGAGAAACGCGGAGACAAAATTTTTGCTAATCCACGTAATGCCGCGGCGGGGTCATTACGGCAACTAGATCCTAAGGTAACCGCTAAAAGGCAGCTCGCTTTTTATTGTTATGGGATGGGTATTTTTGAAGGCAATGCGCTACCAGATACCCACTATGGGCGTTTAATGCAGTTTAAAAAATGGGGATTTCCCGTTAGTGATAAAGTTACCATTGAGAGCGGCTTTAATAAAGCGATCGAATATTTTAATAATATTGAACAACAAAGAATGTCATTAGATTTTGATATTGATGGTGTGGTTATTAAAGTTAATTCAGTTGCATTACAACAACAATTAGGGTTTGTTGCAAGAGCGCCTCGTTGGGCAACCGCATTTAAATTTCCCGCACAAGAACAAGTGACCCAATTGCGTAAAGTTGACTTCCAAGTTGGCAGAACCGGTGCGATTACTCCAGTTGCTAGATTAGAACCCGTACAAGTGGCGGGTGTTATCGTCAGTAATGCAACGCTACATAATAGCGATGAAATTGAACGATTGGGGATTCGTGAAGGAGACTATGTGACTATTCGCCGCGCAGGTGATGTCATCCCTAAAGTTGTCGCTGTGATGTTTGATAGACGGCCAAAAGAGACTCAAGCGATTCATTTTCCTACGCATTGCCCAATTTGTAATTCCATCATTGTTCGAGATGAAGGTGAGGCAATTTCTCGTTGTTCTGGTGGACTTTTTTGCCCAGCACAGCGTAAAGAAGCATTAAAACATTTTGTATCAAGGAAAGCGCTCGATATTACGGGTTTAGGCGATCGCATTATTGAACAGCTTGTTGATAAGGAGTATGTCAAAAATCCAGTTGATCTTTATTCTTTAACGTTACCAATGCTATGTTCACTGGATAAAGTGGGTGAAAAACTAGCAACAAATTTACTTAACTCTCTACAAGCGACTAAAGAGACAACATTGGCTCGTTTTATCTATGCGCTTGGGATCCCTCACGTCGGTGAAGTTACTGCCGAAAATTTAGCCAATGAGCTTGGTACGCTGAGTAATATTCGACAAAGTAATGCTGAACAGCTACAAAATGTGAGTGATGTTGGTGAAGTCATCGCATTAAGTATTGTTAATTTCTTTAAAGAACCCCATAATCAGTACATTATCGATGAGCTAATTAGTGAAAAAATTGCTATTCACTGGCAGCAAAACATGCTCAAAGAGAGTGTCATTGACAGTATTTTTAAAGATAAAATCATTGTTTTGACAGGGTCGCTATCCTCAATGAGCCGTGATGAAGCAAAAGATAAACTTAAGCAACTTGGCGCAAAAATTACTGGCAGTGTGTCAAAAAATACCGATATTGTTATTGCCGGCGAAGCTGCTGGTTCCAAATTGACTAAAGCAGAACAACTCAATATTCAAGTTATCGACGAACAAACAATGTTAGATTATTTCGCTCAGGCTGTTATTTGACGGGAGAAAACATGCCATTACTTGATAGTTTTAAAGTTGATCATACAAAAATGAATGCGCCTTTTGTTCGCGTTGCAAAAATTATGCAAACGCCAAAAGGCGATGTTATCACAGTATTTGACCTTCGTTTTACGATACCAAATAAAGCGCAATTGCCTGAAAAAGGTATTCATACACTTGAACATCTATTTGCTGGCTTTATGCGCGATCATTTAAACGCAAATGATATTGAAATTATTGATATTTCGCCAATGGGATGTCGCACTGGATTTTATATGAGTTTAATTGGACGGCCGGACGAACGACGAGTTGTCGATAGTTGGTTATCTGCAATGCATGATATCATGTTAGTACAAACTCAAAATGATATTCCAGAGCTTAATCAATACCAATGTGGTTCATATAAAATGCATTCACTGGTTGAAGCAAAAGTTATTGCTAGCTCAATTATTCAGTCTGGAATTCAAGTATGCCATAACAGTGATATCACATTGGCTGATGAGCAAA
The genomic region above belongs to Orbaceae bacterium lpD02 and contains:
- the ligA gene encoding NAD-dependent DNA ligase LigA codes for the protein MNTTNTPTNIENQITNLRQIIRQHEYQYYVLDDPKIPDAEYDKLMTNLKVLEQNHPEYITPQSPTQRVGGMALSQFKTIKHEISMLSLDNVFDQDSFVAFDKRVRERANLGDDNVEYCCELKLDGLAVSLLYENGQFVRAATRGDGSVGEDISENIKTIRAIPLTLIGDNIPVRLEVRGEVFMTHQGFNKLNQDAEKRGDKIFANPRNAAAGSLRQLDPKVTAKRQLAFYCYGMGIFEGNALPDTHYGRLMQFKKWGFPVSDKVTIESGFNKAIEYFNNIEQQRMSLDFDIDGVVIKVNSVALQQQLGFVARAPRWATAFKFPAQEQVTQLRKVDFQVGRTGAITPVARLEPVQVAGVIVSNATLHNSDEIERLGIREGDYVTIRRAGDVIPKVVAVMFDRRPKETQAIHFPTHCPICNSIIVRDEGEAISRCSGGLFCPAQRKEALKHFVSRKALDITGLGDRIIEQLVDKEYVKNPVDLYSLTLPMLCSLDKVGEKLATNLLNSLQATKETTLARFIYALGIPHVGEVTAENLANELGTLSNIRQSNAEQLQNVSDVGEVIALSIVNFFKEPHNQYIIDELISEKIAIHWQQNMLKESVIDSIFKDKIIVLTGSLSSMSRDEAKDKLKQLGAKITGSVSKNTDIVIAGEAAGSKLTKAEQLNIQVIDEQTMLDYFAQAVI
- the luxS gene encoding S-ribosylhomocysteine lyase, which encodes MPLLDSFKVDHTKMNAPFVRVAKIMQTPKGDVITVFDLRFTIPNKAQLPEKGIHTLEHLFAGFMRDHLNANDIEIIDISPMGCRTGFYMSLIGRPDERRVVDSWLSAMHDIMLVQTQNDIPELNQYQCGSYKMHSLVEAKVIASSIIQSGIQVCHNSDITLADEQIADINCTAR